TTGACCTCCCCATCTTATTGTGGTCTAACAGCAATTATGATTGTAGACAGAGGATTAAGATTATATGGCTTTAAGTGCCATATTGCCCATTTTTCTATCTGTTGTGTGTTGATCTTGCAAAACACCGTTTATCCGAGAATCAGGGTCTTTGGCATAAACCACTACAATAGCAGAATGATCATATGTTCCATCAGAATCCCAATCATAAAATAATACATCTCCTGGTTTTAGGGAAAAGTTAAAGTCTGACTGAGAACTATAATCCCATCTCCCAATATACATAGCATTATTTGCACTAAGCAACCAATATCTTAGACTATCGGCAACACTCCAAGCCTGTCCCCAATTCCACCACCAAAGTACTTTTTCACAATACCAACCTCGTTGTTTATCAAATGGGATAAGTCCACCTTCATGTAATGCCTGAGAAACAAAATTTATATAATATTTGCTAAAATTAGGTTAATCAGGATTTCTGCTTAATGCCCATGTATCTGCATAATTTACAGCTCCGCCAGAGGAGTAATATGCATTTACTTTAACACAATCAAAAAAACTCAAAAATATAGTTAATATCAAACTTATGGTAACATATGTAGTAACTTTTTTAGTAATTACCATTTTCTTGATCTCACTTCTTGTTTTGATGTTTATCACAACCCTTCTCAGCCGGCTGATGAAAGGCTGTTGCTTATTTCCCTAACTTCAATCTCCATTTTCTAAAACTCTTTCAAACATCATATGCCAGTTCCTCTAAACCTATCTGTCCTTGTTACACTTCTTATTTATGTAATTGATATTTCTTTATCCATACTCCAAACAAATTGTTGCCATGTTTCTTTGAGCACAATCTGTTATGCTACTTTAAACAATAGTATCTTCTTATCATTTCTTCATCTAACTTGTTTTTTATATCTCAGTTTCTTTATTTTCTTATTTGCGGTATTTTATTCTTAAAATATTTTTTCTGTTAACTTTTTCTTGGAATTTCTAAGCAAATTTTATCTTATATATCTTCACACTGTCAATCCCGTTTTTTTTTAGACTATTTTCAATTAAATTTTGAGCTCAGAATATGCTGGTCAAGTCCAAATTTTTGTGTAAAATACCCCTGGTTAGTTGTTAGAAGATGAACGTTCTTTATCACCACCATTTAATTCATTGTACCACTTCCGTTCCATGGGCTCAAGGATACACAACGTCAGGCTTTTGCGTATCCTTGACACCATGGGGCTTCAGCAGTTATCAAAAACTTACGGTGGTGATTAAGGTTACTTTATTGAAATAACTTTATCTTTCGATTTTTTTGAAATTTCCTTTTGCCACTCGAAATACTCAGCCATATCTAAATACTTCCTCCCTGAAACCCTTTTCTCATCTTGTTCCATTAACAATGCTCCTATTAGACGAATGCCAGATTCTCGACTTGGGAATATTCTTACAACTCTTTCACGACGACGAATTTCTTCATTTAGACGCTCTAACATATTAGTAGTACGAAGTCTCCTTCGATAAGACTCAGGAAGTTCTAAAACCGCTATTGCATCTTCAAACCCTTCTTCTAATATCTTCATTTCTTTAGGAACTTTATCTCTATATTCATCTAATATTTGATTTAATAGCATTCTCGCTGTTTTGGAATCCGGTGCTTAAAATATGGCTCTTAGTTTGGCATGTAATTCTTTTTGTAAAACTTTTGGAGTCTTATCAAGGATATTTCTCATAAAATGTGTTTGGCACCTTTGCCATGTAGCTCCCTGAAAGTGCCGACAAATAGCTCGCACAAGTCCACTGTGATGATCGGAAACTACCAAATCAACTCCATGTAGCCCTCTGTGCTTCAGCCATGAAAAGAATTCACTCCAGCTGTTTTCTGATTCACTGTGTCTTATCATAAGGCCTAATACTTCCCTATAGCCGTCCTCATTTATGCCTACAGCAATTAATACGCTGCATTGACGAACACGTCCCTCTTCTCTTACTCTTATCACCATTGCATCAACTATAACAAAGGGAAAGCTATTTTCTCTTAAAGGTCTTGAATTCCACGCTGTAATAATAGGATCGAGGTTTTTGCAAAGCTCGGAAATTGTGGATTTTGAAAATTCAGTTCCACAAAGTTCATAAGTGATTTCTTCGATTTTTCGGGTAGATACTCCATTGATCACCATCTCCATTAATGCCAACAAAAGGGCCTGCTCACTTCTCTGGTAACGGTTAAAAAGATCAGTGGTAAACTTGCCATTGCGGAGTCTTGGTACTTTTAAGGTGAGAGTTCCAACTCTGGTAATTAAGCTTCTTGAATAATAACCATTACGATAATCCTGTCTTTCTTCTGTCCTTTCATAAGGTTCAGCTTTAACTTGTTCAGTAGCCTGAGCTGCTAAAATTTGATTAAGTACAGATTCTAACAACTTAGCTAGCTTTTCATCCTTAGTCCCTTGCACAAAAAGGTAACGCAAAATCTCAGAATCTATGGTAATATTATATTGAGCCATTTCTCATCCCTCCAGTTAGATCTTTTGGTTTGTTTCTATTTCTATTCTAACCAGGGGTGGGGAATGGCTCAACACCTTTTTACACAATTATATAAGACTTAACTCTGGTTTTCAGAGATAGTTAATTCTTTTGATGTTCCGTATACAAATAGTGTAACAGAAGGTTTTAACAACAAGATAAAAGTATTAAAGAGGAATGCATATGGATATAGGAATTTTGAGAGGTTTAGGAAAAGGATTTTATACAGTTGTGATAGTTAGGAGTTAGAAAGAGAATAATTAAAAACCCGCCGGGGAGGTGGGTTAAGGTGGTATTGAGTTTTTAGAATCATTTTTCTATAAGAGGTATATATAACATTAAATGTATTCTTGATAAAACTAAAGAGGTGGGCATTCAGAATACCCACCCCAACTCTTGACATAGAACCTGAAAAATATTATAAAAAACTTCATTCAGAAAGATAGAAAGCTTCTTAGCCTAATTATCATTTTTTAACTTTAATTCTATGACTGCATCAAAGTTATTGAGAAATATTTTTCTCAACTCTTGCTATACATTCTAAGAGTTCTTTTTCGTATTCTTCATACACTTTTTTGGTTTTTGAGTTTTTGAATGACTGCAAATCTTCGTTTAAGGCATTTAATAAAAATATTGTCTTTTCAATATCAGGTTGAATATTAATAATTTTTTCTTTATTTTTAGGGTCAACTATTTTTGTTTTAATTTTCTTTAGAAAATCAACCATTTTGATAATTAATTCATATCTTGAGTTAATTATTTTACCTATTTCCTTATCTTCAAATATGTTTGGCTCTTTTGCAATTAACATCGTCAATGTATTATTTAAAAAATATGCCTCAAGTCTTCCGTTTAGATATGAAAAATCCATATTTTCATCTTTGATGAGATATTCCAGAATATCACTTGCATCAGAGAGTTTATGAGAATATTCGACAAAAAATATATTAATAATTTTTGCATTATAATTGACTTTAAACACTTCCAATTTGTTTATTCTACTAAACAAAAAGCCTCCTATAATCACACTCAAAATTAAATATGCTAAAAAAATAATTACTAAAATATTGCACAAATAAGTTTTTTTCAATTAACGAATAACCCCCTTACTAGTATTTAAAAGCATTGTCAGCTGCTTTTTCCCACATCTGCTCTATTTGATTTATTGTTACTGTATAACCAATTGAGCCACTCACTACTCCGCTACCTCCGTAATCAATTTTGTTAGATAAACTAATTGTTGTCTGTGTAGTTGTAAAAGTATGAGTATACTTGGCACCAACTTCATACCAATTGCCATCAACAACTTTTGGAGCAAGAACAACAGTTGCATAATAATATTTACCAACTTCTATATTTTTATCAAACACATTAAATACCAATGTGCCTTTCTTTTTGTTGGTGATATCTCTTAAATCCACATATTTTGTTTCAGATGTACTGTAGTTATCATAGGATAATCTGTCACTATCCCAAAAAAGACCCAAAACATCATACGAGCCAGGGCACGTCTCTTTTTTATTAAATTTAAACATATAACTAACATAATAAAGTTGTGAACCTGCTCTTCTTGCTATGGCAATTTCATGCTCCATTTCATAAGCTTCTATTTTTTGGATAGATATGTTTTGTTCATTGTTAGCAAATTCAATGTATACCCCTATTTTTTCTAAATCATCCTTTATTTTTTGTTTATTGTCCATATGAAGTCTTATATAATTGTTAATGAAACCTACAAATTCATCCGTATCAAAAGATAGGATTTTCTCTTTGACAATGTTAAGCCTTTGACTATCTAATGTATCTATATCTGTTATTGAAAAAACGTCAATCTTTTCTGTTTTATTCTGATTTTTAGTTTGGTTGTATACTTCTCCATAACCCGTATCGGTATTAACTACATTGAATAATATAGATAATGAGCATATAATTAAAAGAAAACAAATATTCTTTTTAATTTTTTTCATAAAATGTTCCTCCTCTTTTTTGTTTTGATATTTATCTCAACCTTTTTCAGCCGGTTGATAAAAGGTTAGAGCTTAGATTTAAAAAATTCTAATCTTTTTATTCTAAAGTTTTTTCAAATATCATACGTTGCCTATTTAAAACTCTATCTGCATCTCATACATTTCTTAGCTCATCTATTTCCCCTACACTGCAAACAAATTGTTGATAAGCCTTCTTGAGCACAGTCTGTTATATCTTGTGCCTTATATAATAGTATCTTCTTTTTATTTTTTTCAATCAACTTGTTTTTTTATATATTCATTCTTTTATTTTCTTTTAAGACTATTCTATACTTAAATTATTTCTTCTGTAAATCTCTTCTTGGAATTTCTATGTAAATCATAACTTATATATTTTCTCTTTGTCAATCCCGTTTTTTCCTTTTTTTAGCCAATTTTTAGCTAAATTTTGAGCAAAAAATACATATTTCTTTAATTAACTTTAAATCTCTTCGATTTTCTCGATTTTTAAAATTAAAAATTATAGGTTGTTGAATAAAAAATATTACCAACAATACATAAAATAAACAAAAGTTATTGATTCCATTCATAAGCGAAAGAAAACTTCTTACCTTCTAACTTTCTAAGAAGTTGCTCAAATAGAAAAGTAATTAGTATCCAATCAATATACCTTTTATAATTTCTAAATCCCTTGAGCCTCACATTCTCAAGATTATATTCACCTTTTAATTTGCTAAATAGTCTTTCAATCTTTGTTCTCTGCTTGTATAGCTTTTTACCCTCTTCAGTTTCTAAAAATCTTATGTTCTTGCTTCTAAAACTATTGCTAACATTGTTTTTATTTTTCATGTTTCTTTTGTTTATCCCAGCAACAAATTTAACTTTAAGCTCATTTGCTATATTAAACCATCTGCTACAATCGTATCCCGCATCTGCTAATACAATCTCACAGCCAAAGCCCCATGCCCTATACAAAAGCTCTTCTTGTCTTGAGTCATGTTCATTTGCCCCTGTTAAAATCCAGAAAAGTGGTATTACTTCTTCTTTACCTGTACACAAAAGATGTAATTTGTATCCCCTGAAAAATCCTATTGTAATATGTATACCTATTTTTGCTTCTGAATCATTTTTGGCACTTCTCAGCGGCGTAGAGTCTACTATCGCTATACTCATATCAGGTTCTATCTTAGCTATTAATATGTCTTTTATATCTTGCATGTATTCTTTTTCTATTTTTCTTGACAACTTTGCAAAATATGAATAGTCCGGACTTTCTTCTATACCTACTACTTGCTTAAACTCTGTGTCTTGATTTATTCGATATTCTAATTCTCTGAAACTCTTTATCCCCTTTTTAACTTTATAAACCAAACAAGCTATTATCTGAAACAGATTAAATTTCCTCGGTCGTCCCCTTCTATTTTGCTTTATCTTCCTCGATAAAACTTCAGTAACCTTTTTTATTACAAAAAGCAGCTTTAAAAATTTCTTATTTTGTGCTTTAATATTCTTAGTCATCTTTTTCCCCCTTGTGTTTTGTTGTGGTTTTCTCTTAAATTAAAATTATAACACAAGGGGGCTTTTTTCTTTTGTTACTATGTTTACTCTATATGGTTATTTCTTTTATTCAACAACCTCTTAAAAATTAATTTAAATACTTTTACTAAAAAAATATGCTCCCTTTTAATCAAAAGTTTTGTCTCTTTATTGCTTACTAAAAGTAGAGCATATCAAACTTATCGTTTGTGGAAGTCCCTTTATTAATATTCAATATCTGAAACAACTACATCAAAAGTAGCCACCGCTTCATCTTCTGTAATGGCTTTCTCAGAAAATACTCAAATAGGTTAAAGATAAGGTTACTTTTTAACTATTCTTGCATCTTTCCCGTATGTACAGAAAATTTTATTAATAGTTGCAAATTTAACTTTTAATTTTGTATTATTAGTTTTTTCTTGTTTTAATTTTTTCTGAAAAAACTAATTTAATATTTTTTGTTTCTTAAAATCTTTACATTAAATACCATTCTACTACTTTGTCGTTTGCTATTAACACTCATTTCTATTGTTGAAACATAATAAATTAGCTTTCTCCTAACTGAAAGATAAAAATAATTATTTTTTATAGAGCAATCTATAATTATTTGTTAGTTTATCACATTTGAAATTTTGAAAATTCAATTGTAAATGGTTTATCATTAAAACTGTATTTTATTTCCAAATTCCTGTTATAACCTAACAGAATAATATTTTTTACACAATGTATTGATTTAGTTTAATATACTTAGATAGATATTTATACATTCTTACAGCATTGTTGTTAAATTACTGGTATATATTGTTGACTTCATCAATATTAGAGTATATAATAATAGCAACAAAAATTTTTTATAATAACTAAAAATAGAAAGGTGTGTGATTGCCAATGTATAACAAGAAACAAGTATATCTTATTATTCTTACTTTAACTGCAATATTTTGCTTACCATTAATGACCAACATTGTCTTTGCACTATCAAATAAATTAGACACTTATCAAGGAACAGGATTTACTGATGTCGGCAAAGAATCTGTTGACAGTTTTACAATTACAAAAGGTGATTTTTATTGTTATCACAGAATAACTAAATCAACTCGATGGAATACTGGGACATATGCTGAAATGAAATTAACTCCTCTTAAAAAAGAATGGTTGGGATACAAGGCTGTAAGTAATAAAGCTCAAACAATTCAAGTTAGTCCAAATGATACATCATATTATACACTTCCATTTACTGAGCTTTCTGACGGAACTTATAAAATATACTTCCAGTCCACTTATAAAGATAATGTAGATTTTGATGGTATTGTATATGACGATAAGTAATATTAGAAATTTTAGCAGGGGGACCATTATGAAACTTAAAGAAATCTTAAAAAATGCATTTATAGTTATATGTTCTCTTGTTTTGTCAATGTTTTTATGTTATTATGTTTTAGATGATATCTGGTTACATTTTTCAATTGAAGCATTTAGCTTTATATTTTTGAGAGTTTTTGTAGCTATTTTATTGTTTTCTCTCTTGCATCTTATATTTAACGGAAAATTATATTATTTCATGTTAGATATTTTATTTACCAGTTATATTGTTTTAGTTATTTCGCTTAGCTTTTTCCGGATAAGCAGATCAGAACATTACATCAACTTTAATTTAAATGAAATAATTAATTATAGTTTATCTCAAATAATTGAAAACTTCATTTTGTATTTGCCAGCTGGTTTTTACCTTTCTTTTAGAATAAAAAATAAACCAAAAATCACAATTTTTATTTTTTTAGTATGTATTATAGTAGTTGAATTGTTACAGTTTTTAACAAAAAGGGGTGTATTTGATATTTTAGACATTATAATTAATTTACTTGGTTATCTTACAGGAATCTTGATATTCAACATACCCCAAATAAAAAACTTTTTTAATAACAAAAAAAGACCAGCTAATTAAAAGCAAGAGGTTTTTAAAAAATTTTGAATATATTTTTTACCGCAGAACAATACTCTTCGCAATATTTCTGAACCTCTTTTTGATATTTTGTTCTTCGTGCCAACAAATTGCCATGATTGAACTACCGAGAGGGTTAAACCAAAATATGCAACTAATTTGTTTTGTAAGCAATCAATTCATCGTTAAAATGATAATATTGACAACAATCTTTTTGGATATTTAATAGTTAAAAGAGGGGCTTTTCAAATTTTTTGTGAAAAGCCCCTCTTATCTTTATTTTTATTTTGAACTTGATTTTCTAACTTTACATTTTAATGTATTTATTCTTTTTTGTATTTGTATGTTATTATTGTGTTTAAATATAATAAATATAAAACAAATAAGAATACTGCTATCTCATTAAAAGTACTTTTTTCAAGTCAAATTAATCTATAATTCCCAAAACCAAAAAGATAAAAAATACCGGTAATATAATATTCTACCATTCTTCTCCTACCTTATTATTTTTTGATATATTTCCGCGCTATAATAATTAATACAAAAAACGCTGTAAAAAATCATACTCCATTTATTGGTCTTTTCTAATCAATAATCTCATCAATTGGCGCACCGGGTGGGACAATTGGCAGCGCTTTTTCGTCCTTGTCAATTACAAAGTCAATTACAGTTGGTCTTCCTGCCTCTAACGCTTTTAAAATAGCCCCGTCAACCTCATCTGGTGATGTAACTCTTATGCCAAGTGCACCGTATGCATCTGCAAGCTTTACAAAATCTGGTGGCCTGTCAAGGGTTGTTTGAGAAAATCTTTTTCCATAGAAAAGGTCCTGCCACTGGCGAACCATGCCCAACACACCATTGTTAAGCAGTGCAACTATCACAGGAATGTTGTAGTGAACAGCTGTTGCAAGCTCGCCACAGTTCATTCTAAAACTTCCATCTCCTGCAATATCAATTACTACTTTGTCTGGTCTTGCTATCTTTGCTCCAATTGCTGCACCAAAACCATAACCCATTGTACCAAGACCACCTGAAGAAATAAACTGTCTTGGCCTTTGGTATTTGTAAAACTGTGCTGCCCAAATCTGGTTTTGTCCAACCTCTGTTGTGATTATTGCATCGTTGTTGGTAAGAGCAGAAATTCTCTCAACAACATACTGTGGATG
This Caldicellulosiruptor changbaiensis DNA region includes the following protein-coding sequences:
- a CDS encoding amidase domain-containing protein; translated protein: MNFVSQALHEGGLIPFDKQRGWYCEKVLWWWNWGQAWSVADSLRYWLLSANNAMYIGRWDYSSQSDFNFSLKPGDVLFYDWDSDGTYDHSAIVVVYAKDPDSRINGVLQDQHTTDRKMGNMALKAI
- a CDS encoding transposase, encoding MTKNIKAQNKKFLKLLFVIKKVTEVLSRKIKQNRRGRPRKFNLFQIIACLVYKVKKGIKSFRELEYRINQDTEFKQVVGIEESPDYSYFAKLSRKIEKEYMQDIKDILIAKIEPDMSIAIVDSTPLRSAKNDSEAKIGIHITIGFFRGYKLHLLCTGKEEVIPLFWILTGANEHDSRQEELLYRAWGFGCEIVLADAGYDCSRWFNIANELKVKFVAGINKRNMKNKNNVSNSFRSKNIRFLETEEGKKLYKQRTKIERLFSKLKGEYNLENVRLKGFRNYKRYIDWILITFLFEQLLRKLEGKKFSFAYEWNQ
- a CDS encoding VanZ family protein, producing the protein MKLKEILKNAFIVICSLVLSMFLCYYVLDDIWLHFSIEAFSFIFLRVFVAILLFSLLHLIFNGKLYYFMLDILFTSYIVLVISLSFFRISRSEHYINFNLNEIINYSLSQIIENFILYLPAGFYLSFRIKNKPKITIFIFLVCIIVVELLQFLTKRGVFDILDIIINLLGYLTGILIFNIPQIKNFFNNKKRPAN